Proteins encoded within one genomic window of Gadus macrocephalus chromosome 16, ASM3116895v1:
- the LOC132474226 gene encoding transcription elongation factor SPT6-like, with translation MSDFIESEADESEDEIFGGSEEPKKPQKHQGTNDDEEEEEENPEDQDEHGNLRGLIDDDVEKEEEEEEEGGGGGGGGGGGGGGEGGGGGRGSKRDGEEEDSDSGEEIGHRKRKRSYDDRLDDDDIDLIEENLGVKVKRQKFRRLRDMSEDEDEEGDEDIRDAHEKDMIADEIFMGGTGMEEHEPAMDVPLHPGEGEEEEEEEESDIDDFIVDDDGQPLKKPKWRKKLPGYTDAALQEAQEIFGGDFDFADFDAEAYDDAEDEEEDGDEESWDRPKKQAKKRAGRRSIFEIYEPSELESSHMTDQDNEIRSNDMPERFQLRSIPVRPAEDDELEEEAEWIYRNAFSTPTISMQEDTDYLERGPTTNFSRKGPSMIAKIKEALNFMRNQHFEVPFIAFYRKEYVEPELNINDLWKVWHWDEKWTQLKTRKQNLKRLFHRMQAFQFELISADPDKPLSDGVRPLDCADIDRLKAVQSCDELSDVYNHFLLYYGRDIPKMQNASKSKSKKLKKVKEVDEEKEPGAEEEEPEEEEGEQQLKGPELKLASRRDMYTICQVAGLDGLAKKFGLTPEQFGENLRDSYQRHETEQFPAEPLELAKDYTCSQFGTAEAVLDGTRYMVAMQLAREPLVRHVLRQTFQERAKINTKPTKKGKKDVDEAHYGYSFKYLKNKSVKELTGQQFLLMCQAEDEGLLSISLCIDLLGVKGYGDQTYFEEIKQFYYRDEFSHQVQEWNRQRTLAIEHALKHFLYPQMAKELKNKLLAEAKENIIKACSRKLYNCLKVAPYRPDQQAEEEEDDEDLMAEAQAKGIRVLGVAFSASRDSPVFCALVNSDGEMGDFLRLPYFLKRRNAWKEEERDRKLHDLETLKKFLNNKKPHIIAVAGENRDAQLVIEDFKRTVSELEQESSFPSIAVELVDNELAILYMNSKKSEADFRDYPPLLRQAVSVARKIQDPLVEYSQVCSSDEDILCLKLHPLQDQVEKEDLLSTLQCEFINRVNEVGVDVNRALAHPYTQSLVQYICGLGSRKGSHLLKILKQNNTRLENRTQLVTMCHMGPKVFINCAGFIKIDTSSLGDSTDSYIEVLDGSRVHPETYEWARKMAVDALEYDESAEDANPAGALEEILENPERLKDLDLDAFAEELERQGYGNKGITLYDIRAELSSRYKDLRSAYRSPNTEEIFNLLTKETPETFYIGKLVTSVVTGIAHRRPQGESYDQAIRNDETGLWQCPFCHQDNFPELSEVWNHFDSGSCPGQAIGVRCRLDNGVTGFVPTKFLSDKIVKHPEERVKVGMTVHCRIMKIDIEKLSVDLTCRTSDLSDRQNDWKLPKDTYYDFDTETEDLKTEQEAKMKQQRTTYIKRVIAHPSFHNINFKQAEKMMESMDQGDLIIRPSSKGENHLTVTWKVAEGIYQHIDVREEGKENAFSLGHTLWINSEEFEDLDEITARYVQPMAAFARDLLGHKYFQGCGGGDRKKMEEALVKSKKEKPAFIPYYVSACRELPGKFLLGYQPRGKPRVEFVTITPEGFRYRAQIFPTVNGLFRWFKDHYQEPVPGLTPSSGSRTRTPASVNATPANINIADLTRAVSALPPNMTSQMFNAIAAVTGQGQNPNATPAQWGSSQYAYSGGGSTGGGGGGSSSAYHIFATPAQQPITTPLMTPSYSYATPSQLQSAGTPQYPSSTPQSSHGGRPSCSTPSSSTSSSRHRTPQSQSKSTSHTAVDWGKMAEQWLQEKEAERKKTRPSSRMTPRPSPSPMIESTPMSVTGDATPLLDETDR, from the exons gaggaaaacccAGAGGATCAGGATGAGCACGGGAACCTCAGAGGTCTGATTGACGACGACGtcgagaaagaggaggaggaggaagaggaaggaggaggaggaggtggaggaggaggaggaggaggaggaggagaaggaggaggaggagggcgggggagcaagagggatggggaggaggaggacagcgactCCGGCGAGGAAATTGGACATCGAAAAAGAAAGCGAA GTTATGACGACCGGCTGGATGATGACGACATCGACCTCATCGAGGAGAACCTGGGAGTCAAAGTCAAACGG CAAAAGTTCCGTCGTCTCCGGGACATGtcagaggacgaggacgaggaaggcGACGAGGACATACGGGACGCCCATGAGAAGGACATGATCGCAGATGAGATCTTCATGGGCGGGACGGGCATGGAGGAGCATGAGCCAGCCATGGACGTGCCTCTGCaccctggggagggggaggaggaggaggaggaggaagagtcgg atATCGACGACTTCATCGTGGACGACGATGGTCAGCCCTTAAAGAAACCGAAGTGGAGGAAAAAGCTGCCCGGATACACAGACGC GGCCCTGCAGGAGGCGCAGGAGATCTTCGGGGGGGACTTTGACTTCGCCGACTTCGACGCGGAGGCCTATGACGACgcggaagacgaggaggaggacggcgaCGAAGAGTCGTGGGACCGGCCCAAGAAGCAGGCCAAGAAGCGGGCGGGCCGCCGCAGCATCTTTGAGATATACGAGCCCAGCGAGCTGGAGAGCAGCCACATGACGGACCAGGACAACGAGATCCGCTCCAACGACATGCCCGAGCGGTTCCAG CTACGCTCCATCCCTGTGCGGCCTGCTGAGGATGACGagctggaggaagaggcggagtGGATCTACCGCAACGCCttctccacccccaccatctcCATGCAG GAGGACACAGACTATTTGGAGAGAGGCCCCACTACTAACTTTAGCAGAAAGGGTCCCAGCATGATCGCGAAGATCAAGGAGGCTCTGAACTTCATGAGGAACCAGCACTTTGAG GTACCCTTCATCGCCTTCTACAGGAAGGAGTACGTGGAGCCCGAGCTGAACATCAACGACCTCTGGAAGGTCTGGCACTGGGATGAAAAG TGGACCCAGCTGAAGACCCGGAAGCAGAACCTGAAACGCCTCTTCCACAGGATGCAGGCCTTCCAGTTTGAGTTGATCTCCGCTGACCCGGACAAGCCCCTGTCGGACGGCGTCCGTCCCCTCGACTGTGCAGACATCGACAG attAAAGGCTGTGCAGTCGTGTGATGAGCTGAGCGACGTGTACAACCATTTCCTGCTGTACTACGGCCGGGACATTCCCAAAATGCAGAACGCCTCCAAGTCTAAATCCAAGAAACTGAAGAAGGTCAAGGAAGTGGATGAAGAAA AAGAACCGggtgcagaggaagaggagcctgaggaggaagagggagaacaGCAGTTGAAAGGGCCGGAGCTGAAGCTGGCCTCTCGTAGAGACATGTACACCATCTGCCAGGTTGCTGGACTAG ACGGCCTGGCCAAGAAGTTCGGGTTGACCCCGGAGCAGTTTGGGGAGAACCTTCGAGACAGCTACCAGCGCCACGAGACGGAGCAGTTCCCGGCCGAGCCACTAGAGCTCGCCAAAGACTACACGTGCAG tcAGTTCGGTACAGCTGAGGCGGTGCTGGACGGTACGCGCTACATGGTGGCCATGCAGCTGGCCCGCGAGCCCCTGGTCCGGCACGTCCTGAGGCAGACCTTCCAGGAGAGGGCCAAGATCAACACCAAGCCCACCAAGAAGGGCAAGAAG gacgtGGACGAGGCCCACTACGGCTACTCCTTCAAGTACCTGAAGAACAAGTCTGTGAAGGAGCTGACCGGCCAGCAGTTCCTCCTCATGTGTCAGGCGGAGGACGAGGGGCTGCTCAGCATCTCCCTCTGCATCGACCTGCTGGGGGTCAAGGG GTACGGGGACCAGACGTACTTTGAGGAGATCAAGCAGTTCTACTACCGGGACGAGTTCAGCCACCAGGTGCAGGAGTGGAACCGGCAGCGCACGCTGGCCATCGAGCACGCCCTCAAGCACTTCCTGTACCCCCAGATGgccaaggagctgaagaacaAGCTGCTGGCTGAGGCCAAAGAGAATATCATCAAG GCCTGCAGCAGGAAGCTGTACAACTGCCTGAAGGTGGCGCCGTACCGGCCGGACcagcaggcggaggaggaggaggacgacgaagaCCTGATGGCCGAGGCCCAGGCCAAGGGCATCCGGGTGCTGGGCGTGGCCTTCTCCGCCAGCAG GGACAGCCCCGTGTTCTGCGCGCTGGTGAACAGCGACGGCGAGATGGGGGACTTCCTGCGGCTTCCCTACTTCCTGAAGCGGAGGAATgcctggaaggaggaggaacgtGACCGCaag CTCCACGATCTGGAGACGCTGAAGAAGTTCCTGAACAACAAGAAACCTCACATCATCGCCGTGGCCGGGGAAAACCG GGACGCCCAGCTGGTGATTGAGGACTTTAAGCGCACCGTCAGCGAGCTGGAGCAGGagtcctccttcccctccatcGCCGTGGAGCTGGTGGACAACGAGCTGGCCATCCTCTACATGAACAGCAAGAAGTCCGAG GCGGACTTCCGCGACTACCCTCCCCTGCTGAGGCAGGCAGTGTCCGTGGCCAGGAAGATCCAGGACCCCCTGGTGGAGTACTCCCAGGTCTGCAGCAGTGATGAGGACATTCTCTGTCTCAAGCTGCACCCTCTGCAG gatcaggtggagaaggaggacctGCTGAGCACCCTGCAGTGTGAGTTCATCAACCGGGTGAACGAGGTGGGCGTGGACGTGAACCGGGCGCTGGCCCACCCCTACACCCAGAGCCTGGTCCAGTACATCTGTGGTCTGGGCTCCAGGAAGGGCTCCCATCTGCTTAAG ATCCTGAAGCAGAACAACACGCGCCTGGAGAACCGCACCCAGCTGGTCACCATGTGTCACATGGGCCCCAAGGTGTTCATCAACTGCGCCGGCTTCATTAAGATTGACACGTCGTCCCTGGGGGACAG caccGACTCCTACATCGAGGTGCTGGACGGCTCGCGGGTCCACCCCGAGACGTACGAGTGGGCGCGCAAGATGGCGGTGGACGCCCTGGAGTACGACGAGTCGGCGGAGGACGCCAACCCGGCCGGAGCCCTGGAGGAGATCCTGGAGAACCCGGAGCGCCTcaaggacctggacctggacgccTTCGCTGAAGAGCTGGAGCGCCAG GGCTACGGGAACAAGGGCATAACTCTGTATGACATCCGGGCTGAGCTGAGCTCCCGCTATAAAGACCTGCGCTCCGCCTACAGGAGCCCCAACACAGAGGAGATCTTCAACCTGCTCACCAAGGAGACCCCTGAAACCTTTTACATCG ggaaGCTGGTGACCAGCGTGGTGACGGGCATCGCTCACCGCCGCCCCCAGGGGGAGAGCTACGACCAGGCCATCCGCAACGACGAGACGGGCCTGTGGCAGTGCCCCTTCTGCCACCAGGACAACTTCCCCGAGCTCAGCGAG GTGTGGAACCACTTCGACAGCGGCTCCTGTCCCGGCCAGGCCATCGGGGTGCGTTGTCGCCTTGACAACGGCGTCACCGGCTTCGTCCCCACCAAGTTCCTGAGCGACAAGATCGTCAAGCATCCGGAGGAAAGAGTCAAG GTGGGCATGACGGTGCACTGCAGGATCATGAAGATCGACATCGAGAAGCTGAGTGTGGACCTGACCTGCCGGACCTCAGACCTGTCGGACCGCCAGAACGACTGGAAGCTGCCCAAGGACACCTACTATGACTTCGACACAGAGACGGAGGACCTGAAGACAGAGCAGGAGGCCAAGATGAAGCAGCAGAGGACCA CGTACATCAAGCGCGTGATCGCCCACCCGTCGTTCCACAACATCAACTTCAAGCAGGCCGAGAAGATGATGGAGTCCATGGACCAGGGCGACCTCATCATCCGGCCCAGCAGCAAGGGGGAGAACCACCTGACCGTCACCTGGAAGGTGGCCGAGGGCATCTACCAGCACATCGACGTGCGGGAGGAGGGCAAGGAGAACGCCTTCAGCCTGGGCCACACCCTCTGGATCAACAGCGAG GAGTTTGAGGATCTGGATGAAATCACGGCCAGATACGTTCAGCCAATGGCTGCCTTCGCTCGCGACCTGCTCGGCCACAAATATTTTCAAGGATGTGGCGGTGGAGACAGAA agaagatggaggaggcgCTGGTGAAGAGCAAGAAGGAGAAGCCCGCCTTCATCCCCTACTACGTGTCCGCCTGCCGCGAGCTGCCTGGGAAGTTCCTCCTGGGATACCAGCCCAGGGGCAAGCCACG AGTTGAGTTCGTGACCATCACCCCGGAGGGCTTCAGGTACCGAGCCCAGATCTTCCCCACCGTCAACGGGCTGTTCCGTTGGTTCAAGGACCACTACCAGGAGCCCGTCCCAG ggctCACCCCCAGCAGCGGCAGCCGAACCCGGACCCCCGCCTCGGTCAACGCCACGCCCGCCAACATCAACATAGCGG ACCTGACCCGAGCGGTCAGCGCCCTCCCGCCCAACATGACCTCCCAGATGTTCAACGCCATCGCCGCGGTGACGGGCCAGGGCCAGAACCCCAACGCCACCCCGGCGCAGTGGGGCTCCAGCCAGTACGCCTACAGCGGGGGCGGCAGcaccggcgggggcgggggcggcagcagcagcgcctACCAC ATCTTCGCCACCCCGGCCCAGCAGCCAATCACGACGCCCCTGATGACCCCCAGCTACTCGTACGCCACGCCCAGCCAGTTGCAGAGTGCCGGCACGCCGCAGTACCCCAGCAGCACGCCCCAGTCGTCCCACGGAGGGCGGCCGTCCTGCtccacgccctcctcctccacctcctcctcccgccacCGGACGCCCCAGTCGCAGTCAAA gtcTACCTCCCACACAGCGGTGGACTGGGGCAAGATGGCGGAGCAGtggctgcaggagaaggaggcggagcgcaagaagACGCGTCCGAGCAGCCGGATGACCCCGCGGCCCTCGCCCAGCCCCATGATCGAGAGCACGCCCATGTCCGTCACGGGAGACGCCACGCCCCTTCTGGACGAGACCGATCGGTAG
- the proca1 gene encoding uncharacterized protein proca1, whose amino-acid sequence MLWVLFVFLSYQDRNVVKGKLLNDAHGAENESKDAWFTVNRTLCAKMSMLAGGMEALYQVSDGRRSVRSVVDTRGDLVDCSIIVDRLQVRSFLHLCRLGLTQQDFHSERLSAQNNRFVRMEEALATCRQFTQRSEPRVEPRPHKAPTQPWPSGDERKKRSKRGFTYPGTLWCGAGNMADHDDHLGDFPETDSCCRTHDHCPHVIHAFSSKYGYTNLKWYSICHCDCDIAMKQCLAEVNDTVSRVVGQAFFNVIGAPCFEFVYKDHCVERHWYGVCKRYERLPVAVPQPAVPYIFGGIPVIDVLTAPPPPAKTDTARVNEQATRLEGGTTSEPPSLVTMVTAAEDFIKVLATVSTSQGTPSDATKGLAHSTEEKKTKKEKTKKGKKTKKKEKNNQKNSGKRKKPQNQGKNKGKGRGRKVKSHKDTGVEDVLVASSSKAGVGDHFLIELKAGRSGHGDKNTFVEGGFDLAGHRGASNEVMKDEPALEKDAAEVTLPSSPKERVTRPSELATVSTGSARLAASANTTAATLRKTKALRSRKRERRRKKTPQSESYCPPDNALNMTLKEDSPLSSTARLADTSGPCIVGVNPLTQTGLQRPKGRSESGSFLTTSRTHVIMTEEEMVGRRWRRRRKLASAVPIVSVDHKVCKEESGTEMDSIGAHTIITDIPQTKRQELEVSHRPEMYGTKSTACVTPALSRGVVKAKGQRLKGMGRQRRRGTAVLSPFKGNPLLEQPLEPVVSTSMSVLSGTTTVVTRPCQQGQHSCGRGPQHVKTGISLLVTAATQRPTGRKGDKTRKKTLLCVLCGRGASHTTSEATHEPGTSTGIHVSTVAPNADEQEESLQISKDRLFATTGAPVMSAMQLSIQRAQRQFDFKKRRKELLFLRQQ is encoded by the exons ATGTTGTGGGTCCTCTTCGTCTTCCTGTCGTACCAGGACAGGAACGTGGTCAAGGGAAAACTCCTGAACGACGCCCACGGCGCGGAGAACGAGAGCAAAGACGCCTGGTTCACGGTGAACCGCACTCTTTGTGCAAAAATGTCGATGCTGGCCGGTGGGATGGAGGCTTTGTACCAAGTTTCAGACGGGCGTCGGTCGGTGCGCTCCGTCGTGGACACACGCGGGGACCTCGTGGACTGTTCCATTATCGTGGACAGGTTGCAGGTGAGGTCGTTCCTGCACCTGTGCAGACTGGGACTGACGCAACAGGACTTCCACAGTGAACGCTTGAGCGCACAAAATAACCGTTTTGTGCGCATGGAAGAAGCTTTGGCCACTTGCCGACAGTTTACGCAGAGGTCCGAGCCCCGCGTGGAGCCGAGGCCGCACAAGGCGCCAACACAGCCGTGGCCGAGTGGGGACGAGCGAAAGAAGAGATCGAAGAGAGGCTTCACGTACCCGGGCACGCTGTGGTGTGGAGCCGGCAACATGGCCGATCACGATGACCATTTGG GGGATTTCCCCGAGACCGACAGCTGTTGCCGCACACACGACCACTGCCCTCACGTCATCCACGCCTTCTCCTCCAAGTACGGCTACACGAACTTGAAGTGGTACTCAATTTGTCACTGCGACTGTGATATTGC GATGAAGCAATGTCTGGCCGAGGTCAACGACACCGTGTCCCGGGTGGTGGGCCAGGCCTTCTTCAATGTCATCGGGGCGCCctgctttgagtttgtttacaAGGACCACTGTGTGGAACGCCACTGGTACGGTGT ATGCAAACGGTACGAGAGGCTCCCGGTCGCCGTGCCTCAGCCGGCCGTCCCGTATATCTTCGGCGGGATCCCGGTCATCGACGTTCTGACCGCGCCTCCTCCCCCTGCGAAGACGGACACCGCTAGAGTCAACGAGCAGGCGACGAGGCTGGAGGGTGGCACCACGTCGGAACCCCCGTCattggttaccatggtgacggCGGCCGAGGACTTCATCAAGGTTCTGGCCACCGTGTCCACGTCTCAGGGCACCCCCTCCGACGCCACCAAAGGGCTGGCGCACAGcacggaggagaagaagacgaagaaggagaagacgaagaaggggaagaagacgaagaagaaggagaagaataaCCAGAAGAATAGTGGGAAGAGGAAGAAGCCACAGAACCAGGGTAAAAAtaaagggaaggggagagggaggaaggtgaAGTCACACAAGGACACTGGAGTGGAAGACGTTCTCGTAGCTTCCAGTAGCAAGGCGGGTGTTGGCGACCACTTCCTCATTGAACTCAAGGCGGGCCGCTCGGGGCACGGTGACAAGAACACATTTGTTGAGGGGGGATTCGATCTGGCCGGGCACAGGGGGGCGTCCAATGAGGTGATGAAAGACGAGCCGGCGTTGGAGAAAGATGCCGCCGAGGTGACCTTGCCGTCGTCACCCAAAGAACGGGTGACCCGACCGTCTGAACTGGCCACGGTGAGCACAGGTTCAGCTCGTCTAGCAGCGTCCGCCAACACCACCGCTGCAACACTGCGCAAGACTAAAGCCTTGAGGTCAAGGAagcgggagaggaggaggaagaaaactCCCCAAAGTGAGAGTTATTGTCCTCCAGATAATGCACTAAATATGACTCTAAAGGAGGACTCTCCTCTGAGCTCCACCGCCCGTTTAGCGGACACATCGGGCCCTTGCATTGTTGGCGTGAACCCACTCACCCAGACAGGACTACAAAGGCCTAAAGGCCGCTCTGAATCAGGGTCTTTCTTGACCACTTCCAGAACCCATGTCATAATGACCGAGGAGGAAATGGTggggagaagatggagaaggagaaggaaactGGCCTCTGCTGTCCCCATTGTTTCAGTCGACCATAAAGTTTGCAAAGAGGAAAGTGGGACAGAGATGGACAGCATTGGCGCACACACAATCATCACCGACATACCTCAGACAAAAAGGCAAGAGCTGGAAGTTTCACACAGGCCGGAGATGTATGGCACAAAATCCACTGCCTGCGTAACCCCAGCTCTTAGTCGAGGCGTTGTTAAGGcaaaaggtcaaaggttaaaggGCATGGGTCGACAAAGGCGGAGGGGGACGGCGGTGCTGTCTCCATTCAAAGGAAACCCACTTCTGGAGCAACCATTGGAACCCGTGGTTTCTACCAGTATGAGTGTTTTATCGGGTACCACTACAGTAGTTACCAGGCCGTGCCAACAAGGGCAGCATTCGTGTGGAAGAGGACCTCAGCATGTGAAGACCGGCATCTCGTTGCTCGTCACTGCCGCAACACAAAGACCGACAGGAAGAAAAGGGGACAAAACAAGGAAGAAGACATTGCTCTGCGTTCTCTGTGGTAGAGGTGCCAGTCACACAACCAGCGAAGCTACACACGAACCAGGGACATCGACCGGAATCCACGTCTCAACAGTGGCTCCGAATGCCGATGAGCAGGAAGAGAGCCTTCAGATATCTAAGGACCGTTTGTTTGCCACCACAGGAGCACCGGTTATGAGTGCTATGCAGCTGTCTATTCAAAGAGCTCAGAGGCAGTTTGACTTcaagaagagaagaaaagagtTGCTCTTCTTGCGGCAACAATAA